From the Clostridium putrefaciens genome, one window contains:
- a CDS encoding ABC transporter ATP-binding protein has protein sequence MESEKILEIKDLHTGFRFKDKYFDAVDGVSLTLNRNELLAIVGESGCGKSTIANSIVGLHNSSFTKVSGEIIYKGEDIINYSEEKFNNIRGKEIGFIFQDPLASLNPLHKIGKQIEESLIYHTDLNKRQRRERMLDLLNQVGIVKPEKTAEQFPHELSGGMRQRVLIAIALSCKPNIIIADEPTTALDVTIQAQILDLLSELQKEINAGIILITHDLGVVAQNADRVAVMYAGQIVELADAKELFNNPLHPYTKSLLNSIPNAELVGQELHVIKGMVPSLENLPRKGCRFKERIPWISDSEHEEDSILHEVSKGHFVRCTCWKNFYFEDEVGC, from the coding sequence ATGGAAAGTGAAAAGATATTAGAAATAAAGGATTTGCATACGGGATTTCGATTTAAAGACAAGTACTTTGATGCAGTAGATGGTGTTTCTTTAACCTTAAACAGAAACGAATTATTAGCAATAGTTGGAGAGTCAGGTTGTGGGAAGAGTACTATTGCTAACTCTATAGTAGGGTTACATAATAGTAGCTTTACTAAGGTAAGTGGGGAAATAATTTATAAAGGGGAAGATATAATAAACTACTCAGAAGAAAAGTTTAATAACATTAGAGGCAAAGAAATCGGTTTTATTTTCCAAGATCCATTAGCATCTTTAAATCCACTACATAAAATTGGAAAGCAAATAGAAGAATCTCTTATATATCATACTGATTTAAATAAAAGACAAAGGCGAGAAAGAATGTTAGATTTATTAAATCAAGTAGGCATTGTAAAACCCGAAAAAACTGCTGAGCAGTTTCCACATGAATTATCAGGGGGAATGAGACAAAGGGTTCTAATAGCTATTGCACTTTCTTGCAAACCTAATATTATAATAGCAGATGAGCCAACTACTGCACTAGATGTTACTATACAAGCTCAGATACTAGACTTGCTTTCAGAACTTCAAAAAGAGATTAATGCAGGAATTATACTTATAACACATGACTTAGGGGTAGTTGCACAAAATGCAGATAGGGTTGCTGTTATGTATGCAGGACAAATTGTAGAGCTAGCTGATGCAAAAGAGCTTTTTAATAATCCACTGCATCCTTATACAAAATCATTACTAAACTCTATACCTAATGCTGAATTAGTTGGGCAAGAATTGCATGTAATAAAAGGTATGGTACCGTCTTTAGAAAACTTGCCAAGAAAGGGTTGTAGATTTAAAGAACGAATTCCATGGATATCAGATTCAGAACATGAAGAGGATTCAATCCTTCATGAGGTTTCAAAAGGTCACTTTGTAAGGTGTACATGCTGGAAGAATTTTTATTTTGAAGATGAAGTGGGGTGCTAA
- a CDS encoding ATP-binding cassette domain-containing protein — MEFLKIDDLKVHFPIRGGVLNTIKDYTRAVDGVSLSLEKGKTYGLIGESGSGKTTIGKAIVGLEDSTEGKILYNNQIVNTKRLRKKAGYNKDVQMIFQDVLSSLDPKKRIIDIIAEPIRNYEKLSKKEELEKVLKLLNIVGMPKDSLYKYPYEFSGGQRQRIGVARAVSLNPKLIVADEPVSALDLSIQAQVLNFLKEVQRDFNLSYLFISHDLGVVKHMCDYIYIMHRGRFVETGTREDIYNNPQHIYTKRLIAAIPQISVADRVKSRQERIMVEEEYNKREKLFYDENGRAFDLIQISKTHYVSVREKGDL, encoded by the coding sequence ATGGAATTTTTGAAAATAGATGATTTAAAAGTTCACTTTCCTATTCGTGGAGGAGTACTTAATACCATAAAAGATTATACTCGTGCTGTAGATGGTGTATCACTTTCACTTGAAAAGGGAAAGACATATGGACTTATAGGGGAGTCAGGGTCAGGCAAAACAACTATTGGGAAAGCTATTGTAGGATTAGAAGATTCAACAGAAGGCAAAATCTTATATAACAACCAAATAGTAAATACAAAAAGGTTAAGAAAAAAGGCTGGGTACAATAAGGATGTACAAATGATATTTCAAGATGTTTTATCTAGTCTTGATCCTAAAAAAAGAATTATAGATATAATAGCAGAACCTATTCGTAATTATGAAAAGTTAAGTAAAAAAGAAGAATTAGAAAAAGTATTAAAATTATTAAATATAGTAGGAATGCCAAAAGATTCTTTGTATAAATATCCTTATGAATTTTCAGGGGGGCAGCGTCAAAGAATAGGTGTGGCTAGAGCTGTATCTTTAAATCCAAAACTTATTGTAGCGGATGAACCTGTATCGGCCCTTGATTTGTCAATACAAGCTCAAGTATTAAACTTTTTAAAAGAGGTGCAAAGAGATTTTAATTTAAGTTACCTTTTTATATCCCATGATTTAGGTGTAGTTAAACATATGTGTGATTATATTTATATCATGCATAGAGGAAGATTTGTAGAGACTGGTACAAGGGAAGATATATATAACAATCCTCAGCATATTTATACAAAAAGATTAATAGCTGCTATACCACAAATTTCTGTAGCGGATAGAGTAAAGAGTAGACAAGAAAGAATTATGGTGGAAGAGGAATATAACAAAAGAGAAAAGCTGTTCTATGATGAAAATGGCAGAGCATTTGATTTAATTCAAATTTCTAAAACCCACTATGTGTCAGTAAGAGAAAAGGGGGATCTATAA
- the opp4B gene encoding oligopeptide ABC transporter permease: protein MWKTVLRRVLLMIPQLLILSVIVFGFGKMMPGDPFTGLISPETDPLVIEELKERAGLNKPIPVQYKNWMVKMLRDGDFGRSYTQKVPVSSLIGERAKNTLWLSLLTLILTYLIAIPLGIYAGRYEGSRFDKAVIMYNFISYAIPTFVIGLVFLLIFGYKLGWFPTEGSVGIGLQKGTFAYFKSKLHYMILPAVSAAIVRTTGTIQYLRNEVIDAKGQDYVKTARSKGVPINKVYSQHIFRNSLLPVAAFFGFTIMGLLSGSVFIETIFSYSGMGELFITSINSRDYSVMNALVLLFGFLTLMGSLLSDIIMTIVDPRIRID, encoded by the coding sequence ATGTGGAAAACCGTATTGCGTAGAGTGTTATTAATGATACCTCAACTTTTAATATTAAGTGTAATTGTTTTTGGGTTTGGTAAGATGATGCCTGGAGATCCTTTTACAGGATTAATAAGCCCAGAGACGGATCCTTTGGTAATTGAAGAATTAAAGGAAAGGGCGGGGCTAAACAAGCCTATACCTGTTCAATATAAAAACTGGATGGTTAAGATGCTTAGAGATGGTGATTTTGGAAGATCTTACACCCAAAAGGTACCAGTTTCTTCACTTATAGGTGAAAGAGCAAAAAATACCTTATGGCTATCTTTACTAACATTGATCTTAACTTACTTAATAGCAATTCCACTTGGGATTTATGCGGGAAGATATGAAGGTTCAAGGTTTGATAAAGCTGTCATAATGTATAATTTTATAAGTTATGCAATACCTACATTTGTAATAGGTCTTGTGTTTCTTTTAATATTTGGATATAAATTAGGATGGTTTCCTACTGAAGGCTCTGTAGGCATTGGACTACAAAAAGGAACATTTGCATATTTTAAAAGTAAGCTACATTACATGATTTTACCTGCAGTTTCAGCGGCTATAGTAAGGACAACTGGAACCATACAATATTTAAGAAATGAAGTAATTGATGCTAAAGGTCAAGATTATGTAAAAACAGCTAGAAGTAAGGGAGTTCCTATAAATAAGGTTTATTCTCAACATATATTTAGAAATTCATTACTACCTGTAGCAGCATTTTTCGGATTTACCATTATGGGACTTTTAAGTGGGTCTGTATTTATTGAAACTATTTTTAGCTATTCAGGCATGGGTGAATTATTTATTACATCAATAAATAGTAGAGATTACTCAGTTATGAATGCCTTGGTTTTATTATTTGGATTTTTAACATTAATGGGTAGTTTATTGTCTGATATAATTATGACAATTGTTGACCCTAGAATAAGAATAGATTAG
- a CDS encoding ABC transporter permease — protein sequence MSKQDIEAKDIASEIELKAIAKEADEKELKSVSEVPSFWKVLKREFKVDKIATTCLIILVIIMATVLIGSLVIDQNEIMKINLRNRYKAPGAEFILGTDIGGRSIAGQLLIGGRNSILIGFAVTVITSVIGIIVGLIVGYHGGMVDNIIMRICDFISVLPTTLLIITFVVVIPKYTMWHFIFIMSVFYWVGITRLVRSKALSEGRRDYVNASKIMGTSNLKIMYGGILPNISSIIIVDLILSFAGNIGIETGLSFLGFGLPPSTPSLGTLVSYARTPGAMSNKIWLWLPASLLILVMMLCINYVGQAFRRASDAKQRLG from the coding sequence ATGAGTAAACAAGACATTGAAGCCAAGGATATTGCCTCCGAAATAGAACTAAAAGCTATTGCTAAAGAAGCTGATGAAAAAGAATTAAAATCAGTTAGTGAAGTGCCATCTTTTTGGAAGGTACTTAAAAGGGAATTTAAGGTAGATAAGATAGCAACGACATGTCTTATTATTTTGGTTATAATAATGGCTACAGTATTAATAGGATCTTTAGTTATAGACCAAAATGAAATTATGAAAATAAATTTAAGGAATAGATATAAAGCGCCAGGAGCAGAATTTATTTTAGGAACAGATATAGGCGGAAGATCCATTGCAGGTCAACTGTTAATTGGAGGAAGAAATTCTATTTTAATAGGATTTGCAGTTACTGTAATAACATCTGTAATTGGTATAATTGTTGGGCTAATTGTAGGTTACCATGGCGGAATGGTAGATAATATAATAATGAGGATATGTGATTTCATCTCTGTTCTACCTACAACATTACTCATAATTACATTTGTAGTGGTAATTCCAAAGTATACCATGTGGCATTTTATATTTATAATGAGTGTATTTTATTGGGTTGGTATTACGAGATTGGTAAGAAGTAAAGCTTTATCAGAAGGTAGAAGAGACTATGTAAATGCATCGAAGATAATGGGAACAAGTAACTTAAAGATTATGTACGGTGGTATTTTACCTAATATTAGTTCCATTATAATTGTAGATTTAATTTTAAGCTTTGCTGGCAATATTGGAATTGAAACTGGATTATCATTTTTAGGATTCGGTTTACCTCCGTCAACACCTTCGCTAGGAACATTGGTATCTTATGCGAGAACTCCGGGGGCTATGTCAAATAAGATATGGTTATGGTTACCCGCATCTTTATTAATATTAGTAATGATGCTGTGTATAAATTATGTCGGTCAAGCTTTTAGAAGAGCTTCTGACGCAAAACAAAGATTAGGATAG
- a CDS encoding oligopeptide ABC transporter substrate-binding protein produces MKKSLKLMVPLLLASTLLLAACNKKSADGGGATAGGEKENALLKIELPHPDVLQKEGKTVGGTLNVALVTSTPFEGIFNTFLYSNKSDSDIMSPMLGSFTKAGENYEIVDGGYCDVKFDKEAKKATYKINKDLTWSDGVPVTSDDLIFVYESVANKDYEGIRFDSDYRNVVGIEEYNKGTAETISGLNKIDDKTLEVSFKKYYPGILWGAGLTFNAEPKHYLGDIPIKEMESHDKVRVKPLSCGPFVVSNIVPGESVEYIPNPHWFGEKPKVDKIVYKRTSPDTIVEALKAGTFDVVDGITVDSYKEYKDLSNIELLSSVDRSYGYVGFKLGKWDGEAKEVKTDTTKKMSDVKLRQAIAYAMDNKEVCEVFYNGLRLPANSVMDPAHATFWNSKLPGYNYDPEKAKKMLDDAGYKDVDNDGMREDTKGNKLKINFLSMSGGEVAEPLAQFYVQGWRDIGLDVNLQNGRLVDMNAFYDMVQNDNEEIDMYMGGWGTGSNPDPSGLYGRQAQMNYTRFATEENDKLLDAIASEDAFSKDGINQEYLVKAYHDWQQYIHDQVPVAPTNFRYGITATNKRVNSWDLRTVSDWGWEKVGLLSDAPEKAK; encoded by the coding sequence ATGAAAAAAAGTTTAAAGCTTATGGTCCCATTACTATTAGCATCAACACTTTTATTAGCAGCCTGCAACAAGAAGTCTGCTGATGGAGGTGGAGCTACTGCAGGTGGAGAGAAGGAAAACGCACTATTAAAAATAGAACTTCCTCATCCAGATGTACTTCAAAAGGAAGGGAAAACAGTTGGAGGAACCCTTAACGTTGCTTTAGTTACAAGCACACCTTTTGAGGGTATTTTCAATACCTTCTTATACTCAAATAAGTCAGATTCTGACATAATGTCACCAATGCTTGGATCATTTACAAAAGCTGGAGAAAATTATGAAATTGTTGATGGTGGATATTGTGACGTTAAATTTGACAAAGAAGCTAAAAAGGCGACTTATAAAATTAATAAAGACTTGACTTGGAGCGATGGAGTTCCAGTAACATCAGATGATTTAATCTTTGTATATGAATCTGTTGCAAACAAAGATTACGAAGGAATAAGATTTGATTCAGATTATAGAAATGTTGTAGGTATTGAAGAATATAATAAGGGAACTGCAGAAACCATATCAGGACTTAATAAAATCGACGATAAAACATTAGAAGTATCTTTTAAGAAATATTATCCAGGAATACTATGGGGTGCAGGATTAACATTTAATGCTGAGCCAAAGCATTATTTAGGAGATATTCCAATAAAGGAAATGGAAAGTCATGATAAAGTTAGAGTAAAGCCATTATCTTGTGGACCATTTGTGGTTTCTAACATTGTTCCAGGAGAATCTGTTGAATATATACCTAACCCACATTGGTTTGGAGAAAAACCTAAAGTAGATAAAATTGTTTATAAAAGAACAAGCCCAGATACAATAGTAGAAGCATTAAAAGCTGGAACTTTTGATGTTGTTGATGGTATTACTGTAGATAGCTATAAAGAGTACAAAGATTTAAGTAATATTGAATTACTATCTTCAGTAGATAGATCTTATGGATATGTAGGATTTAAATTAGGAAAGTGGGATGGTGAAGCTAAAGAAGTAAAAACTGATACTACTAAAAAAATGTCAGATGTTAAATTAAGACAGGCCATTGCTTATGCTATGGACAATAAAGAAGTATGTGAAGTGTTCTACAATGGTTTAAGACTACCTGCTAACTCTGTAATGGATCCAGCACATGCTACTTTTTGGAATTCAAAGTTACCTGGATATAATTACGATCCAGAAAAAGCAAAGAAAATGCTTGATGATGCTGGATATAAAGATGTAGATAATGATGGAATGAGAGAAGATACAAAGGGAAATAAGCTAAAAATTAATTTCCTTTCAATGTCAGGTGGAGAGGTTGCTGAACCATTAGCTCAATTCTATGTTCAAGGTTGGAGAGATATAGGGCTTGATGTAAATCTTCAAAATGGTAGATTAGTAGATATGAACGCATTTTATGATATGGTTCAAAATGATAATGAAGAAATAGATATGTATATGGGCGGATGGGGTACAGGATCTAATCCAGATCCATCAGGATTATATGGAAGGCAAGCTCAAATGAACTATACAAGATTTGCAACTGAAGAAAATGATAAATTACTAGATGCTATTGCTTCAGAAGATGCATTTTCAAAAGATGGGATTAATCAAGAATATTTAGTTAAGGCTTATCATGACTGGCAACAATATATTCATGATCAAGTTCCAGTTGCACCTACTAACTTTAGGTATGGAATAACAGCAACAAATAAGAGAGTTAATAGCTGGGATTTAAGGACAGTTAGTGACTGGGGTTGGGAGAAAGTTGGATTATTATCCGATGCTCCTGAAAAGGCAAAATAG
- a CDS encoding metallophosphoesterase family protein, whose product MKDIKILHCSDLHFDTPFSELDKDFAEKRREDLRETFGNIVNLAKKENVDILLICGDLFDNQRVMRTTLDYIRTKLEDIPEIRVFIAPGNHDPYNDKTFYTMINWPLNVHIFKSNMEAVYIENKNITVYGQGFSEYYERESFLKDFSSKFKINEKHINIMALHGEISDRGKINEYNPITPYEIGESKMDYIALGHRHSFSGIKREKNTRYSYCGNPEGRAFDEKGEKGVVLGSISKGNVDLNFIPICKRRYEEISINIENALTYEDISNNIISSIPKDSIYIDIYKVILLGEVKEDFSINLEVLKEKVSKHFYYIKLKDSTEIKLDYNVISKEFTLKGLYTKKMLQKIEEAEKDEDKRLLKEALKAGIQCLSNKELIL is encoded by the coding sequence TTGAAGGATATAAAAATATTGCACTGCAGTGATTTGCATTTTGATACACCTTTTAGTGAGTTAGATAAAGATTTTGCAGAAAAAAGACGTGAGGACCTAAGGGAGACATTTGGAAATATAGTTAACTTAGCGAAAAAAGAAAATGTAGATATACTCTTAATATGTGGAGATTTATTTGATAATCAAAGAGTTATGAGAACTACCTTAGATTATATAAGAACAAAACTAGAAGATATACCAGAGATCAGAGTGTTTATAGCTCCTGGAAATCACGATCCATATAACGATAAGACATTTTATACTATGATAAATTGGCCTTTAAATGTTCATATATTTAAATCAAATATGGAGGCTGTATACATAGAAAATAAAAATATAACAGTCTATGGACAAGGATTTTCAGAGTATTATGAAAGAGAGTCATTTCTTAAGGACTTTTCCAGTAAGTTTAAAATTAATGAAAAACACATAAATATAATGGCCTTGCATGGAGAGATAAGTGATAGAGGCAAGATAAATGAGTATAATCCCATTACCCCTTATGAAATAGGAGAAAGTAAGATGGATTATATTGCATTAGGGCATAGACATAGTTTTTCTGGTATAAAAAGAGAAAAGAATACTCGCTATTCCTATTGTGGAAATCCAGAAGGAAGAGCCTTTGATGAAAAAGGTGAGAAAGGTGTAGTATTAGGTTCCATATCTAAAGGCAATGTAGATTTAAATTTCATACCTATATGCAAAAGAAGATATGAAGAGATATCTATAAATATAGAGAATGCATTAACCTATGAAGACATAAGTAATAATATCATATCCTCAATACCAAAAGACAGTATATATATAGACATTTATAAGGTAATTCTTTTAGGAGAAGTTAAAGAAGATTTTTCTATAAATTTAGAAGTATTAAAAGAAAAGGTTTCAAAACACTTTTATTATATAAAATTAAAGGATTCTACAGAAATTAAGCTAGATTATAATGTTATTTCTAAAGAATTTACATTAAAAGGACTCTATACTAAAAAGATGTTACAAAAAATAGAGGAAGCAGAAAAAGATGAAGATAAAAGACTACTAAAAGAAGCATTAAAGGCAGGAATACAATGTTTAAGCAATAAGGAGTTGATCCTTTAA
- a CDS encoding ATP-binding protein produces MIIKTLNIIRFGKLKNKTIELKEGINIIYGRNEAGKSTIQSFIKAMLYGMNSQKKSIRENGRKRYMPWSGERGQGELIYEDNAGNEYIIRRSFGNTKKEDQGEIIHFISGEKLRAINVIEPGKEILGLNEEGFNKTLFIEQLGLEINRGKEDGILEKLTNLAESGDEDRSYEKAIKTLEEAKKIITTPRKNGKLDELRLKLISLNTECKESLRLSDENIEEQIELNNLKYKRNYLRANIEKLELYKKHIKRIKLYKEYGEILEYLKKSNELNQKIEEVEEGLVSDEGSIDNQFISSLKEEYRGYKQLKDIQVERLENKDIISNSLKLKENEFCEYEMFNNLDEDVERKVISLCLEKKNIEEKIKDIEKIDCEIENLNKDLGKLKGKHEKVSYMSDINSKIQGIFYDYENKLKELKYKISKDSIDFEILNKKQSYKKKKTLSFILSTCFFIIILLLSFLKGFGIYKVNLIYIPIIILSISFIISVKGYKDLSKVVHNIEKQESLYEDISNLKNSIVTIEEDLKRYYELSGAKDHEEFLIKIKDYNDNKEKIDKMIIKIEEKLLSRSKYSLDVLEDEYKNICRYIDFILEDTNSYDIEDFLDRYKEFKEINKNIDILKSEVRVEALSLEHISEEISIKEKNIKDTMDKINKSHINIESIPNEIEKLEEKLKEKQEIEGRLKSIESNYELLLKDRDLEKMKEEIGDIINEDIEENFKNEEDLDDAIRERNKDLLYVEKRLRDIKNSIDNKFIGKRRIIEIEEEIDAIKIEIELLQYRFQYINIAYDTLTECFKELQRDFGPILNEKVSKIFSSIVIDNYEEVKVAENYSLKVRDKDKNDIIEAEYLSNGTLDQIYFSLRMAFIDLIFGEEMVIPIFLDEAFIQYDDERLLKSLEYIKTIDKNRQIIIFTCQKREVDILKKDSNIIYI; encoded by the coding sequence ATGATAATAAAAACACTCAATATAATTAGATTTGGTAAACTTAAAAATAAAACCATTGAATTAAAAGAAGGTATAAATATAATATATGGTAGAAATGAAGCAGGTAAAAGTACAATACAAAGCTTTATAAAAGCAATGCTTTATGGTATGAACTCTCAAAAGAAGTCTATTAGAGAAAATGGAAGAAAAAGATATATGCCATGGAGTGGGGAGAGGGGACAAGGTGAACTTATTTATGAGGATAATGCTGGAAATGAATATATAATAAGAAGAAGCTTTGGAAACACAAAAAAAGAAGATCAAGGAGAAATAATTCATTTTATAAGTGGGGAAAAGTTAAGAGCTATAAATGTAATAGAACCCGGAAAGGAAATTCTAGGATTAAATGAAGAGGGCTTTAATAAGACATTATTCATAGAACAATTAGGTCTTGAAATAAACAGAGGAAAAGAAGATGGGATACTAGAAAAGCTTACTAATCTTGCTGAAAGTGGAGATGAGGATAGATCTTATGAAAAGGCCATTAAAACTTTAGAAGAGGCTAAAAAGATTATTACGACTCCAAGGAAAAATGGAAAACTAGATGAACTAAGACTAAAACTTATAAGTTTAAATACTGAATGCAAAGAAAGTCTTAGACTTAGTGATGAAAATATCGAAGAACAAATTGAGTTAAATAATCTAAAATATAAGAGAAACTATTTAAGAGCTAATATTGAAAAGTTAGAACTGTATAAAAAACATATAAAAAGAATAAAATTATATAAAGAATATGGAGAAATACTAGAATACTTAAAAAAGAGTAATGAATTAAATCAAAAAATAGAAGAAGTAGAAGAGGGTTTAGTAAGTGATGAAGGAAGTATAGATAATCAATTTATTTCTTCATTAAAAGAAGAGTATAGGGGATATAAGCAACTAAAAGATATACAGGTGGAAAGGTTAGAAAACAAGGACATAATAAGCAATTCTTTAAAGCTTAAGGAAAATGAGTTTTGTGAATATGAAATGTTTAATAATTTAGATGAAGATGTAGAAAGAAAGGTTATTTCTCTATGCCTAGAAAAGAAAAATATAGAAGAAAAGATAAAAGATATAGAGAAGATAGATTGTGAGATTGAGAACCTTAATAAAGACTTAGGAAAGTTAAAGGGTAAACATGAAAAGGTATCCTATATGAGTGATATTAACAGTAAAATTCAAGGCATCTTTTATGATTATGAAAACAAATTAAAGGAATTAAAATATAAGATCAGTAAAGATAGCATAGATTTTGAAATCTTAAATAAGAAACAAAGCTATAAAAAAAAGAAGACATTAAGTTTTATATTAAGTACTTGTTTTTTTATAATAATTTTATTACTTTCATTTCTTAAGGGGTTTGGAATTTATAAAGTAAATTTAATATATATACCTATAATTATATTATCAATATCATTTATAATTTCAGTTAAAGGATATAAAGACTTAAGTAAAGTTGTACATAATATAGAAAAACAGGAATCATTATATGAAGACATTTCTAATCTTAAAAATTCTATAGTAACTATAGAAGAAGACTTAAAAAGATACTACGAGTTATCTGGAGCGAAAGATCACGAAGAATTTTTAATTAAGATAAAAGATTATAATGATAATAAAGAAAAAATAGACAAGATGATAATAAAAATAGAAGAAAAGCTACTAAGTAGATCAAAGTATAGCTTAGATGTACTAGAAGACGAGTATAAAAATATATGTAGATATATAGATTTTATACTAGAAGATACAAATAGTTATGATATAGAAGACTTTTTAGATAGATATAAAGAATTTAAAGAAATAAATAAAAATATAGATATTTTAAAATCTGAGGTAAGGGTAGAGGCTTTATCGTTAGAGCATATTAGTGAAGAAATAAGTATAAAAGAAAAAAACATAAAAGATACTATGGATAAGATAAACAAATCACACATCAATATAGAATCTATTCCAAATGAAATAGAAAAGCTTGAAGAAAAGTTAAAAGAAAAACAAGAAATAGAGGGTAGATTAAAAAGTATTGAAAGTAATTATGAACTTTTATTAAAAGATAGAGATTTAGAAAAGATGAAGGAAGAAATAGGAGATATAATAAATGAAGATATAGAAGAAAACTTTAAAAATGAAGAGGATTTAGATGATGCAATTAGAGAAAGAAATAAAGACTTATTATATGTGGAAAAAAGGCTAAGGGATATAAAAAACTCTATAGATAATAAATTTATAGGTAAAAGAAGAATTATAGAAATAGAAGAAGAAATAGACGCTATAAAAATTGAAATAGAGTTACTTCAATATAGATTTCAATATATAAACATTGCTTATGACACATTAACAGAATGTTTTAAAGAACTTCAAAGAGATTTTGGGCCAATACTTAATGAAAAGGTAAGTAAGATATTTTCTTCAATAGTAATAGATAATTATGAAGAAGTTAAGGTAGCGGAAAATTATTCACTAAAGGTTAGAGACAAAGATAAAAATGATATTATAGAGGCAGAGTATTTAAGTAATGGTACACTAGATCAAATATATTTTTCTTTAAGAATGGCATTTATAGACCTAATATTTGGTGAGGAAATGGTAATCCCTATTTTTTTAGATGAAGCATTTATACAATATGATGACGAGAGACTTTTAAAGTCATTAGAGTATATTAAAACTATAGATAAAAATAGGCAAATTATAATATTTACCTGTCAAAAAAGAGAAGTAGATATATTGAAGAAGGATTCTAATATAATATATATTTAA